A genomic segment from Myxococcota bacterium encodes:
- a CDS encoding FAD-dependent oxidoreductase, with protein MSARPSPARDGAGACGEPDRPRAGRTAEFDVAVIGAGPAGCAAALAAASLGARVLLVDRGPALGGNVGNAFVHTICGLYELADDGPARFASPGLASRVAVALVRAGAAGELERAGRVWVLPTDPRAFARALDRALAREPAIERALPAELVALELGAPGAAHRLSLGAPREVGLGAPGARASAGGEGRAARGAPSAARTVAAWIAIDASGDGDAAALAGAATEIEPPDALQNPSYVLALRGVAADAVRGFARMRLAAATEPPRGTARSRVAASRSSSAPACATARPSSP; from the coding sequence ATGAGCGCGCGGCCGTCTCCCGCGCGCGACGGCGCGGGCGCGTGCGGCGAGCCGGATCGCCCGCGCGCGGGTCGCACCGCGGAGTTCGACGTCGCGGTGATCGGCGCGGGGCCGGCCGGCTGCGCGGCCGCGCTCGCCGCCGCTTCGCTCGGCGCGCGCGTGCTGCTCGTCGATCGCGGCCCGGCGCTCGGCGGCAACGTCGGCAACGCCTTCGTGCACACGATCTGCGGCCTGTACGAGCTGGCCGACGACGGGCCGGCGCGCTTCGCGAGCCCGGGCCTCGCCTCGCGCGTCGCGGTTGCGCTCGTTCGCGCGGGCGCGGCGGGCGAGCTCGAGCGCGCGGGCCGGGTGTGGGTGCTGCCGACGGACCCGCGCGCCTTCGCGCGCGCGCTCGATCGCGCGCTCGCGCGCGAGCCGGCGATCGAGCGCGCGCTCCCGGCCGAGCTCGTCGCGCTCGAGCTCGGCGCGCCCGGCGCGGCGCACCGCCTCTCGCTCGGCGCGCCGCGCGAGGTGGGGCTCGGCGCGCCGGGCGCGCGCGCATCCGCCGGCGGCGAGGGCCGCGCGGCGCGCGGCGCGCCTTCTGCCGCGCGCACCGTCGCCGCGTGGATCGCCATCGACGCGAGCGGCGACGGCGACGCCGCCGCACTCGCCGGTGCGGCGACCGAGATCGAGCCCCCGGACGCGCTGCAGAATCCGTCGTACGTCCTCGCGCTCCGCGGCGTCGCGGCGGATGCCGTGCGCGGCTTCGCGCGCATGCGGCTCGCCGCGGCGACGGAGCCGCCGCGCGGCACGGCGCGCTCCCGCGTGGCTGCGAGTCGCTCCTCTTCCGCCCCGGCCTGCGCGACGGCGAGGCCTTCGTCACCGTGA
- a CDS encoding NAD(P)/FAD-dependent oxidoreductase, producing MPTLDRDATVAVLGAGPAGCALATWLARAGRRVVLFDAGRRPPLVIGESLVPAIVPFLRDLGVEDEVRGYSTFKPGATFVLRDGQMSFRFDEVRKATTTYSYNVPRDRLDRSLLEAARRAGAHVVEHTARFARDGARIALAEETIDAARPFLSGPPDLVVDATGRARAFARAFDLPTIEGGRKDTALFAHCEGVPLVVEGNVHTDQLERGWSWRIPLPGRVSVGLVLDGEFIRGFGDTIEEQYDRYLAWDPAIKAWGGEPKRISPVLKYTNYQLTATQAFGENWAIVGDAFGFVDPVFSSGLLIALDSAHALARAIAAGTDAAFERYQAHTLRHLRNWQQVVGHFYDGRLFTLFRVGDRMRQMWLGRLMDFHFAKHLPRVFTGEATTKRYSVGLLEFMCRYGLMDDDPADLAVR from the coding sequence ATGCCCACGCTCGATCGCGACGCGACGGTGGCCGTGCTCGGCGCCGGCCCGGCCGGCTGCGCCCTCGCCACCTGGCTCGCGCGCGCGGGTCGCCGCGTCGTGCTCTTCGACGCCGGTCGCCGCCCGCCGCTCGTGATCGGCGAGTCGCTCGTCCCCGCCATCGTGCCGTTCCTGCGCGACCTCGGCGTCGAGGACGAGGTGCGCGGCTACAGCACGTTCAAGCCCGGCGCGACCTTCGTCCTGCGCGACGGCCAGATGAGCTTCCGCTTCGACGAAGTGCGCAAGGCGACGACGACGTACAGCTACAACGTCCCGCGCGATCGCCTCGACCGCTCGCTGCTCGAGGCGGCGCGGCGCGCCGGCGCGCACGTCGTCGAGCACACGGCCCGCTTCGCGCGCGACGGCGCGCGCATCGCGCTCGCGGAGGAGACGATCGACGCCGCGCGCCCGTTCCTCTCCGGCCCGCCCGACCTCGTCGTCGATGCGACGGGCCGCGCGCGCGCGTTCGCGCGCGCGTTCGACCTCCCCACGATCGAGGGCGGGCGCAAGGACACCGCGCTGTTCGCGCACTGCGAGGGCGTGCCGCTCGTCGTCGAGGGCAACGTGCACACCGACCAGCTCGAGCGCGGCTGGAGCTGGCGCATCCCGCTCCCCGGCCGCGTGTCCGTCGGGCTCGTGCTCGACGGCGAGTTCATCCGCGGCTTCGGCGACACGATCGAGGAGCAGTACGACCGCTACCTCGCGTGGGACCCGGCGATCAAGGCGTGGGGCGGCGAGCCGAAGCGCATCTCGCCGGTCCTCAAGTACACGAACTACCAGCTCACCGCGACGCAGGCGTTCGGCGAGAACTGGGCGATCGTCGGCGACGCATTCGGGTTCGTCGATCCGGTGTTCTCGAGCGGCCTGCTGATCGCGCTCGATTCGGCCCACGCCCTCGCGCGCGCGATCGCCGCGGGCACCGACGCCGCGTTCGAGCGCTACCAGGCGCACACGCTGCGCCACCTGCGCAACTGGCAGCAGGTCGTCGGCCACTTCTACGACGGGCGGCTCTTCACGCTGTTCCGCGTCGGCGATCGCATGCGGCAGATGTGGCTCGGCCGGCTGATGGACTTCCACTTCGCGAAGCACCTCCCGCGCGTCTTCACGGGCGAGGCGACCACGAAGCGCTACAGCGTCGGGCTGCTCGAGTTCATGTGTCGCTACGGACTCATGGACGACGACCCGGCCGACCTCGCCGTTCGCTAG